tccagaatatatatactttatctggtctcagatcaatatttctaggtgttacaaacggaatgactagattagtatacccccatcctttggtggtgggtataatgaaagtTTGCAGTGCAAAAGAATGTAAGAATTTAAACTAAAAATCGTGAGCTCCACCTTTTGGTGAGGACTGTAAACATTAAGTGTGTTCGtgtacttaaaattttttttggaattttttctggaaatcgttcgcgtactttaaatgccagcagaagagagcgataGAGTGCGTGAGAGCTAGCAGCACTTCGAAAGTTCGTAAaatgagagcttgcaaatttctgttGGAAGTTTTTTCCCAGCAGCAATTTGCAGCATGgaacaaagatttttttttaacactagctgttttattcaaataaatagcaaaagagagtTACGGCTATTTTTAGTCTACTAAAAAGTTTTTTCTGTCatatttttactgaaaaaataCGCAAACAGATCTACGATTACTACTCACTTATCATCTCCCACAATAATGAATGGCAATTTCTCGTTGAACGATAAACGCGTCAGCTTATTTTTCCTTTTCGGCACCACTGCTTGCACACATATCGCCTTGTATTTGTTCACATTCAAATCGAAGACAAATGCCTTGCCCTCATTGGTGACTGCTGCAAAGACGGTACTCGAATAGGGTGACCATTTGACATCACCCACAGCAGAGCCCAAATCAAAAATGAACAAAGGTTCAGTACGCATATCCTCCCATATTTTGACACGCCAATCGCCACTACACGATATGAAGATGTTTGAATTGAAACGATTGAAATCTATGCGATATACTGAGAGATTGTGGGCCTTATAGGTCATTAGATATTTTGAGCTGTAAGCTATGCTACATTTGTATATGCAGCCCTCCTCTGTACCGATGAGGAATATCTCTGGATCTTCGGGATGGAATTTCATGCAGGAACCACAGCTGCGTAGACGCATCTCAGTGCCATCTGGACCCGATACCACACCATTTTCAAGGAACAATGTGATAATGGTGGTGCACATCAGCTTGTTCTGCATTAGAACCCAATTGAATACTCGACCACCAGAGGAAACGGAATAAAAGTTGATTTCACCATCTGCCATATCAGGACCCCATTTGATCTGgaataaaatataattatgATTAAAATGATTGCATTTaacaattttaatgttttttaagacaaaagtcTCCAATAAGATTGTAAGCTATCTTTTCAACCACactatggtaaaaaaaatgatGCCCACCagcattggatgggggtatactaatctagtcaatccgtttgtaaaacctcgaaattttcaccgaagatcccaaaaagtaaatatattctgaatcgtctcgacgttctgagttgatctagccatgtctatccgtcagtctgtcgaaatcacgatagcggtctaccgagtaaagctagccgcttgaaattttgcacagatacttaatatcgatgtacgtcattgaggattgcaaacgggccatatcagttcagattaaggtatagctcccatataatccgatctgccgatttctcttcttgagcccttggaagccacaattgttgtacgatttggctgaaattttgcaagtggtgttctgttatggcttccaacaactgttcttagtacagttcaaatcggtctataaccaaatatagctttcatataaactgatatcccgatttgacttcttgagctcctggaagccgcaattttcgtccgatttagctacaattttgtacaaagtgttttatttaaacttccaacatttgtgccaagtgcggtctaaatcggtctataacctgatatagcttccatataaaccgatctcctgatttgacttcttgaacccttacaagccgcaatttttgtccgatttgactaaaattttgcaaatagtgttcacTTATGACGTTCAACAGTTGtgtcaattacggtccaaatcggtctataacctaatatagctcccatataaaccgatctcccgatttgacttcttgaatccttacaagccgcaatttttatcctatttgtctaaaaatttttacatagtGTTCacttatgactttcatcaactgtgtcaattacggtctaaatcggtctataacctgatatagtgcccatacaaaccgatctccacaatttttgtccgatttggctgaaactttgcagatagtgttctgttatggttttCAATAACCGCACTAAGTaaagcccaaatcggtctataacttgatatagctcccatataaaccgatctcctgatttgacttcttgagcccctggaagccgatttgtctgaaattgagcacgtagtgttttgttataacttccaacaactgtgccaagtatggtccaaatcggtttatatcctgatatagctcccatataaaccggtctctccattatccttgatcggttcctagaagccttaatttttgctggtttgacagaagtttggtatgtaaaataaaattatacccttcaactaaatttagtttgtataaatttttagccgaatccatggtggagggttcccgaaattcggcacggccgaactgtgcacgcttttacttgtttattttatcttagacattattttattataattcccAAAATATGTCGCTTACCTCCCAGACACATTCAATATGTTTATCACCTACTCCAGTCGATACATACAAAGGTTCCCGATAGTTTTCCTTAAGATTGTAAACATGAACATTGCCATCGTATAGACCAATGGCAACCAGAAAAGGATATTTTGGATGAATGTCGCAACACATGACACCACTTTCAGTCATTACTGGAAAAAGGAGAAAGAAATATATTTAGGGTGGGGAATGAATATTTAAATGTGCTacaaatggtggtgggtacatcatacatatttttttaatctaaCTTACTGATAAAATCCGGATAAGAAGGATTCTTTACCGTAAAAAGACATATAGAACCTTCACTGGGCTGTTTCATGAAATCatctaaaattcaataaattataggtgtttttttccaaaatatctCTCCTCTATGGTAACTTACGCGATCCAAAGCACACTGCAAATAAATCATAATAATGAGGATTGAACATGACATCCGTTACACTCATTTTCTTGGTTTTCTCATATTGAAACTTCCACAAGGGCAATAGGGTGCCTTCACCATCACGAAACTCATCGGCAGGATCTTCCCAATAGCGATAATCATGAGCGATGTCTTTGAAGATATTCTGATTGATCATACGTTCCAAGATTTGCCAACATTTGAGGTATTTCTTATTCAACTCTTCAGCCATGGCTGCCTTTAATTCCTGTTTACTCATCTTTGATTCATCTTTGCGTTGCACCTTCTTATCCTCCTTTTTATCGCGATCTTTTTGTTGGCGTTCAAAATCTTCCATATAACTATCGTAAATAACCCATTGTAATACATTAGCCCCATATTGAGAGCGGGGAGGAGGTATGGTTTGGGTTTCAACATTCTGAAGGTGAGAAAAAGGTAATCAGATAATCTTAGTGTTATACTATGCCTTCGCTCTAGAATAATTGGTATAATTCAATGAAGTATTACAttatttaaatttcttaaaaagtcTCAGATACGGTGTAGACCATATCGGTTCCCTTTCAGAATTAGGCCTCACCGTGGGAACAGATATTTCGAAAGTACATTCAGGACATTGTAAAAAGACGAAATTCGTAAATCCAGTCACGATCATAAACTCAACTAATGCCGAATAAAATCGAACGCAGCAAATCAAAGTGACACTGCCACAATGAAATCTAAATCCCGTATCTTTAACTGGAATATCTTTGATCAAACCACGCCGCAACTGAATTCAACAGACAAAATCGGATGGGATAAGTTTAAGTCGCcgaaacaaacatttttggaatCTGCATGCAGATTCGATGCCTCCCTTATCAATTCTGAATGTTTCAGGTAGATATCTATCTCCGAATTAGGCGCAATATAAGAGCACGTTAAAATGAGAACCTGACCCAAATATTTCGACTTGACGCATAAAAACTCAACGTCACCATAATCCGTAAGTGTAGCCAGTTCAGAAGCCAAACCGGAATTTGATAGGCTGGCATGGTTACATCTGCGCCACAGTGGTCTCCAACCTAAAACTCCTAAACTCACCAACCTAACACAACCTATTTTCGATCTGAGTAGCGTAATTTACATTTTTGACCTTAATCTACTATCTGTTTTCCACAGCAtcatttggaaatcataattccCTACTATTTTTCACCATAATCATatgaatttagttttttttgtatCTTTACATTATGTTGTGTTACATTACTACCCCACTAATTTCGCCCATACTTACCCTTGTAGGATTGGTGAATGTTAATGCAGCTCTCTCGCAAAAATTAAACTGATTTATGAGTTTCTTTTTCTTACCACCTGTGGCAACAGGTGCTGGTGCGGCTTCAACAACTTCTTCTTCGACTTTTTCAGCTTCACCTTCTTCCCCCTCGGCTCCCTCTTCAGCTGCCTCCTCTTCGGGTTCTTCCTCGGCTTCGGGCTCTTCAGCTGGTTCATCACCTTCTTTGGGTTCTTGATCTTCACCCTCTCCATCGCCTTCCTCGCCAACTTTTACACCAGCTGCTTCGGCTTCCATAAGGGAATATCTGGGAGCTGGCAGGGGATAACCTGGAGAAAACAGGGGGATAAAAAATAACTTCTTCTCAGTTATTCATAGAAAAGAGCGACAGTTCATTGGGATGTAAATTGCATATGGCATGATAATCAAGGcggcaaaatgtgcctcctgCGAACAAGTCAAAAACGTTAATGACGCtttcaagatgaaaaagtttctctgaaACCCATTCCCAAACAAACCAGTAGATGACATGGGAgttagagcagagacaacggaggacatattgaggcttttgatgaaaacgcattttccacaagatacgacgggactcacggagacaccggatgcttggaacaatgagtttaATTGAAAGCTTATCattatagacattgtggtacGTAAGGGAAGCCTTCAGGAGCTTTCTACCATTTAAGTCAGTCGGACTTGATGAAATATTAGGAGGAGACCTACGGACCTATAAACCTtaggtcctttctactcaaaactatggaacaTATTATGAATACCATGATAAAAATTAGgaaatccagcgaactgctcactTATCCCTTATCTTAGACCAGTACTAGCTCCTTACAGACTGATTGAACCATatcctaaggaacaggtggataaattgtgggtaccatggcataaatataagggagaaagttaAACAGGACAcagagggcattttatcgccactcctatgggtgaccactataaataTCCTTTTCCGGATCCTacatgaggagggatttgaaacaGTCTGCAACACAGACTATGTTATCCTAAACAGCTATGCAGGAAGGCCGAAAGGATATTGGAGATGGTATACGACCCGACTAGACCTAGGAAtctgaatgttaacccagagaagattgaaatcaGCCTGTTTTAATGAAgacgtttcctcaacagaatGATCTCAATATACAAAAGGGGGATCTTAGTcaggaaactgaactgaaagtgtcacattcgggagcCTAAtaagaaagctcacagatgttgggaactatgtagaggggccgtagactcgaaagGAGGTCTGAATACGAGCATAGTacactggttctacaggagctATAATCACGctccaatacttacttacggctCATAAGCTAAGTAGACAGCaatgaagaaaaaatgcaaaacgCAGTGTgagaaaatctaataaaaaaattagtaaaaatatgccgtgtgagcaCGGGAAGAGATATCTCGTTGAAAGTTGAAATGAGGTGCCATCGAGATTAACGAACAACTAGCCGATAACtgcacgcaaaaaataaaacgtttgggaaattttttaaacaaacaaaatacttttattacgaaatttcgcttttattgtaaccgtgtaacgtttcgattcaacatatcaaacgttagccataaacgtggTATTATACAATAGTACGTAACtagctttgtttattgtaaacactTTAGCTGCGTCGTCTGCGGTTACAGGGCCtcccttttgttgtaaaaccaaaaactctttaattgaaGTTTAATGTACCGAACGATTATTCATGAACCGGATGAATAATAATTCTCTTGTGTATCTCCTACTATAGAGAAAGGGTGAGTACTTGAGCGTATAGACTAGgggttggcaaaaatactcactctatttcacattactttgtacgtacacaagaaaataatcccaagcagacccataggcttgcaaataatgGCAACTGTGTGTTcatcactggtatagacacacTCTTACACAGCAAAACTTTTTccgtttttgttttgactgagcaaaaaGCTGTATATTGGGCAGCCCAGACgagtgcggatggtaaactcggaacgtgtcaattttaaaagtttcgctacaaaaatgctggtatgtccaatgggaaaattcattagagcaacacacaactcgcacgtctgtctgttgaaattccgctacagtcttaacaaaatagagatattgagaaaCTTATTGAAGatattgaaactttgcacagaatcgtTTTTTGTCCACAGGCATGTTAAGtctgaagatgggctatatcggactataacttgatatagcccccatatagaccgaactgccgatttgaggtcttaggcccataaaaaccacatttattacccgattttgctgaaatttaaaacagtgaattgtgttcggcccttcggcccagatcggtcctgatgtggatgtagctgccatatagaccgatctctcaatttgaggtcttgggcccaaaaaaggctcatttattgtccaatttggctgaaatttgggacagtgggttgtgttaggcccttcgacgactcatttcaaattggtccagatcgctCTAGGCttcgatatagctatcatatagacccatctctcgaattgaaggtcttgggcccataaaaggcgcattttttgctcGATTTAGCTAAAAAATGTAGGACAGTGTCTTGTGTTTGGCCCCTCGATATCAttcttgaagatggcccaattggtccatatttgggttatgttgccatatagaccgatctcttgatttaaggtcttggccccataaaaggcgcatttattatccgatttcggtgaaattttaatgttaggcttttcgacattctttcgtcatatggttcagattggtctatatttggataaagctgccaaaaagagcaatatgaacttgacttgtatttattagactacTCAAAGTTCGTGccgattttggtccaaatcagaccatatttggatatagctgctattggtgcataaataatgcatttttctcaggattatgaccaaatatgaattaaatatatacccgaggtggtggaaatccaaagatcggcccggcacAAGTTAATTCCTTttcaattgttttgtttgtttctctttcggcacaagctcaatgatcggagatttttctttgcaaatggaaaaggaaagccaaagattgcaacacacaccagccactatgggacgcgttccgtaatttggtttagaattactcatcagccatattaggtgtgaaggatTCAAGGGccatacgttggtatgttgtaatTATAccgaattcattgtgcaaacgACTCTAtgatttaaataccatattaaacccgctcgacaaccctgtctattagctgtactctTCCCAATGCATGTGATTCTGGTACTTTTATcataaacaaagtccaacgtttttcagaaaagaatcTTACTTGGCAATAATTTTCTTTATGTCAAACGAGTTATTAGTGACATTTGGAGGATTATTAGTGACATTTGGCGGATTAGTATACGCACCCTCTTTCCAACTAAActataaaaattattcttttaaATTGAGTTGTTTAGAGAGAATAACTTGTTAGGATGAAGGTGAGGGTAGGATTTAATCTCATGCCCCAACCGGCGTACATCTAAGCAATCTCGAAAGCTTATGTTAGGAAATCAGTGTTCTTTTCATATTCTCATTCCATACTCCTGAGATAGTTCAAGTCTGGTATAAAATGAATCACTGAAATATTTCTCTCACCAAAGCCGAATTGACATAgcaagtgctcaaaaatcccggCGTCCTCCACGCATACATACCTCATAGCTTCGAAAATCTCATCAATGCTgtcttcttaaatttttacttacCAATTTCGCCCATCTCCTCAAGTTGGTATCTTGCCTCCTCGGAATCGATATGAAGAGAGTTGCCATCGAATTTCAATAAGGTCACTGTATTACCGGCAGGAGGAAGCTATACCAAAAACATAATAGGTTACACCTTAATGTTTGTCTTTGATCAATTCCTTCATCTTTAACTTACGGTTACATATTCTTCCTCCTTAAAACTGTAGACCACCAGATTGTGTACCACATTGGTATTGGTGGTTGTGAGCACCTTAGTAATTTCCTCAGACAATTCGGCCGCAGACAAATCCAACTGATGTTCTGGTTTCTGTTGTTGGCGGGATTTTGTAAAGGCATCCAAGTCATCGGCATCTCCACCAGCACCGGCACCATCGCCAGCAGCAGCGGAAGCAGCTTTGGGTTTTGTAGTAGAGGCGCGATTAAGCTGGTCAATAATAAAACATAAATCCTAATTATTAACCCCTTTTTAAGACAGATCTTATTTATAGATATTGCTTTGCTAATATTTGTATGTGCTCTATTGACTGACTTACCAATGGGTCAATGCATTGTATTGTAAATTTTGGCTAGATTGTATTTCTATACATAtcttaaaagttaaaaaaaaaatatattcaaaaatattttctcgtttcaaaattcaaaaagaatcaGCTGCATATTTTCTATAATGGTTTCAAAACatcttttttatgcacaacccaAACATCTACCATGAAAATATCATACAAATCTGTgcctttaataaaaaaaatgaaatagaagaagaaaattGTAAACATGCTGCATGCAATTGATTGTTTATTGACAATCTTTGTGTTTTACCTGGTCCTCATCATTTTCAAACCCTGAGTCTGCTACGATATCATTTGCAGCCTCAAGGGCTTCAGAATCTGCCTTGTGTTCGGAAGCCATAAAGTTTCtgtattgtgtttttttttttcttatattgaCTTATTTACAATATCTTCTGTTAGACTAAATTTACTAAAACACAAAAGTAAATCAttataa
The genomic region above belongs to Stomoxys calcitrans chromosome 5, idStoCalc2.1, whole genome shotgun sequence and contains:
- the LOC106090013 gene encoding dynein intermediate chain 2, ciliary, translating into MAERKKQSITAAGADKSLGKGRASTKTLNRASTTKPKAASAAAGDGAGAGGDADDLDAFTKSRQQQKPEHQLDLSAAELSEEITKVLTTTNTNVVHNLVVYSFKEEEYVTLPPAGNTVTLLKFDGNSLHIDSEEARYQLEEMGEIGYPLPAPRYSLMEAEAAGVKVGEEGDGEGEDQEPKEGDEPAEEPEAEEEPEEEAAEEGAEGEEGEAEKVEEEVVEAAPAPVATGGKKKKLINQFNFCERAALTFTNPTRNVETQTIPPPRSQYGANVLQWVIYDSYMEDFERQQKDRDKKEDKKVQRKDESKMSKQELKAAMAEELNKKYLKCWQILERMINQNIFKDIAHDYRYWEDPADEFRDGEGTLLPLWKFQYEKTKKMSVTDVMFNPHYYDLFAVCFGSHDFMKQPSEGSICLFTVKNPSYPDFIIMTESGVMCCDIHPKYPFLVAIGLYDGNVHVYNLKENYREPLYVSTGVGDKHIECVWEIKWGPDMADGEINFYSVSSGGRVFNWVLMQNKLMCTTIITLFLENGVVSGPDGTEMRLRSCGSCMKFHPEDPEIFLIGTEEGCIYKCSIAYSSKYLMTYKAHNLSVYRIDFNRFNSNIFISCSGDWRVKIWEDMRTEPLFIFDLGSAVGDVKWSPYSSTVFAAVTNEGKAFVFDLNVNKYKAICVQAVVPKRKNKLTRLSFNEKLPFIIVGDDKGTVTSLKLSPNLRVMVKPPKKQQNVDQSILQIQKLEKLLSLVRELPEGAIIKDTTTTVQS